A region of the Chryseobacterium cucumeris genome:
TCCCGCGCGGCCCACAGCTTCTATAGGACCTTCATTGTTTGCTCCGTGTTTTACAGCCTGCCACAGCGCTTCTGTGTCATATCCGCGAAGTCCTTTGATGTAAGCATCTGCTACTACGGATGCGGAATTGTTTCCAATCATAATATCAGAATATCCGGGACTGCTCCACTCCGGTAAGAAACCTCCTTCTTTGTAAGCATTGGCCAGTCCTTCCTGCATTTCTACATTGATGCTTGGATAAACAAGATTCAGGAAAGGGTACAAAGCACGGAAAGTATCCCAGAAACCGGTTCCTGCAAACATTCTTCCGTCAACAATTTTCCCGTTGTAAGGGCTCCAGTGTTTTATTTTATTCTGAGCGTCCACTTCATATAGTTTCTGCGGGAAGAATAAAGTTCTGTATAAAGAGGAATAAAAGGTTCTCATCTGCTGATCGGTTCCCCCTTTTACATCTATTTTTCCTAATGTCTTGTTCCAGATATTTTTAGCATCAGTTTTTACCTGTTCAAAGTTTCTGTTTCCGATTTCTCTTTTAAGATTCAGTTCTGCCTGTTCAAAGCTGATGAATGAAGAGGCTACTTTTGCATACACCGTTTCTTTATTTTTAAGCTTAAACCCTACTACAGCACCTGTATGATCACTGGTAATTTCTAACTGATCATTCACCAGTTTATTGTCTTTCCAGGTTTTTGTGAGTTCAAAATCTTTATCAAACTGAATGACAAAGTAGTTTTTAAAATTATCATACTTCCCGGTAGAATATCTCGTGGTATATCCCAGGATTTTTCTTTCTTTCGGTAAAATTTTGATATAAGAACCTTTGTTCAGAGCATCAACCACTACGTAAGCACTGTCTGTCTTTGGAAAATCAAATTTAAAATAAGAAGCTCGTTCTGTAGGCGTAAATTCTGTTGTGACATTGATGTCAGCAAGATAAACGCTATAGAAATAAGGTGTGGTAACCTCAGCTTTATGGCTGAACCAGCTTGCTCTTTCGTCTTCTTTAAACTTCACTTTTCCAACTCCCGGCATGATGGCAAATGCGCCATAATCGTTCATCCATGGAGAGGGTTGGTGAGTCTGTTTAAATCCTTTTATTTTATCTGCATCGTAGGTATAGGCCCATCCGTCGCCCATTTTACCGGTCTGTGGTGTCCAGATATTCATTCCCCAGGGAAGTCCGACTGCCGGATAGGTATTTCCATTGGATAATGAAGGTTTGGATTGGGTTCCCATCAAAGGATTCACATAGTCTACGGGAGATACATTCTGACCTAAAGCCCAGGCCTGTAATAACAGTAAGCAAGTGGAAAATATAAACTTCATTGTATCTTTTCGTTTGTTAATTTATATACGCTTTTTTAATGCATAGCTGGCAGCTCCAAGAATGGCCGCATCTTCAAATATGGCCGAAATTTTAACCTGCAAGTTAATATTATTCTTTGTTAAATTCTGAATAAATCTTTGCTCAAAATGAGGATAAGCCTTGGCAATATTTCCTCCTATAACTAAAACTTCCGGTTTGTAATGATCGACATATTTCACGATAAATTCTGAGAAAGAGTCTGCATATTCATCAAACATTCTTTTTTGTATTTCTTTGGATTTATCCAGAAGGTCTTTGGTTCCTGAGATTTCTTCTCCGGTAAGTTCCTTATAATGATTCACAAACCAGCGGGTGGCCAGATAGTCTTCACTGATGGAATCTCTGAAGGGAGAATCCCATAAGTCTTCATCGGCAGCAAATTCCCCGTTGAAAAAAGTCGTTCCCAATCCTGTTCCAAGAGTCACTCCAAAAGCACTGTTGAATCCCTGAGCGCATCCTCCGAATACTTCACCTTCCATAAATGCAGCCGCATCATTTACAAAATGAATCTGCTTCTGAGAAATATCCAGCCTTTTTGCCAGTTCTTCTTTAATATTGACCTGATAGATATCTATAAATTTCCCCTGCTGCATGAGTGATATCCCTTTCTCATAATCGAAAGGTCCGGGCATTGCGATACCAATCAGAAGATCTTCTTTTACCAGATCATGAGCCACTTTATGAATGGCTGAAACCCAGGCGTTGAAAATAACTTCTTTGTTTTCGAAAGCATCTACATGTTCTCTTACATAGGTGGATGAAATGATTTCACGTTTTTGCGGATCTACCTGAGCCAGCGTGATATGCGACCCTCCAATATCGATTCCTACTATATTCTGCATTATTTTTTTATTTTAAATTCAAGTCTTCCTGTGACTGAAAAAACAGACAAACAGAAGTACACCTCTGTCTGCCTGCTTTGTATTTCAGACTCTATTTCATTAGTCCCGGTAACTATTTCATTATCTGAATTTTACTTCACAATAATTTTACCGGTTGATATTACTTTACTGTTTGTGGATGTAATTTTGTAAATATAAGTACCACTGATTAAATCCTGCGTATTGACTGCGTTATTATTTTGATTAATATTCTGTTTTTTGAACAATTTTCCTGAAGCATCATACAATGCTACTTCATTTGCTGCGCTGTCTGTAATGGCAAAATGAATGTCATTTCCTCGTTTCACAGGGTTTGGATAGACTGCACTGTTCTCTTTTACTGATTCTATATCTTTTACTGCAAGGGATGAAGCGCAGGCAACATCTGTTCTCCAGTTGGCATCTGTCATATTGATCAGGGTTGCAAAATGGGTATTGGCTGTAGCATCCAAAGCTCCCATTCCGCTTCCTTCATCCATTTTCCAGTTGGCTTCAAGACCTGTAGAATTGGCAGGAACATTACAGCTGTTACTTAAAATTTCCTGTGGTGTTAATGCTTTTTTCCAAACTCTGAATTCATCCAAGAAACCATTGATTGTACGGGAATTGTCATAGTTTCTTCCCAGATAAAGGATTCCGTTTGCTGTAAAGTTACCCGTTACTGCAAAACTGGCATCAAGGTTACCATTGACA
Encoded here:
- a CDS encoding GH92 family glycosyl hydrolase, translating into MKFIFSTCLLLLQAWALGQNVSPVDYVNPLMGTQSKPSLSNGNTYPAVGLPWGMNIWTPQTGKMGDGWAYTYDADKIKGFKQTHQPSPWMNDYGAFAIMPGVGKVKFKEDERASWFSHKAEVTTPYFYSVYLADINVTTEFTPTERASYFKFDFPKTDSAYVVVDALNKGSYIKILPKERKILGYTTRYSTGKYDNFKNYFVIQFDKDFELTKTWKDNKLVNDQLEITSDHTGAVVGFKLKNKETVYAKVASSFISFEQAELNLKREIGNRNFEQVKTDAKNIWNKTLGKIDVKGGTDQQMRTFYSSLYRTLFFPQKLYEVDAQNKIKHWSPYNGKIVDGRMFAGTGFWDTFRALYPFLNLVYPSINVEMQEGLANAYKEGGFLPEWSSPGYSDIMIGNNSASVVADAYIKGLRGYDTEALWQAVKHGANNEGPIEAVGRAGVKYYNELGYVPYDVKINENAARTLEYAYDDFSIYQLGKALGRPASEIDIYKKRAYNYKNVFDKETGLMRGKNKDGNFQKPFNPFKWGDAFTEGNSWHYTWSVFQDIDGLAELMGGKKKFEAKLDEVFSLPPVFDDSYYGGVIHEIREMQIMNMGQYAHGNQPIQHMIYLYNYAGAPYKTQYWARQVMNKLYHATPDGYCGDEDNGQTSAWYIFSALGFYPVTPATDQYVLGAPLFKEATIHLENGKKIEIKAPENNAENLYVKSLNVNQQLYSKNWLSHKELMKGAVLDFKMDSKPNKERGTQEKDFPYSMSKEESNK
- a CDS encoding ROK family protein; this translates as MQNIVGIDIGGSHITLAQVDPQKREIISSTYVREHVDAFENKEVIFNAWVSAIHKVAHDLVKEDLLIGIAMPGPFDYEKGISLMQQGKFIDIYQVNIKEELAKRLDISQKQIHFVNDAAAFMEGEVFGGCAQGFNSAFGVTLGTGLGTTFFNGEFAADEDLWDSPFRDSISEDYLATRWFVNHYKELTGEEISGTKDLLDKSKEIQKRMFDEYADSFSEFIVKYVDHYKPEVLVIGGNIAKAYPHFEQRFIQNLTKNNINLQVKISAIFEDAAILGAASYALKKRI